In Canis aureus isolate CA01 chromosome 12, VMU_Caureus_v.1.0, whole genome shotgun sequence, a genomic segment contains:
- the SLC66A3 gene encoding solute carrier family 66 member 3 isoform X1, producing MREALLLLCNWSTLGVCAALKLPQISAVLAARSSRGISLPSLLLELAGFLVFLRYLCYYEYPLLTYLEYPILIAQDVLLLLCVFHFNGNVKGAAPYLALCVASWFVLSLQKWIIDLAMNLSTFISTASKFAQLQCLWKTQDSGAVSALTWSLASYTCAARIITTLMTTSDLTVLMRFVIMLALNLWVTATVLRYRTTVGKAE from the exons ATGCGGGAGGCGCTGCTGCTGCTCTGCAACTGGAGCACGCTGGGCGTGTGCGCCGCGCTCAAGCTGCCGCAGATCTCCGCGGTGCTGGCGGCGCGCAGCTCGCGGGGCATCAGCCTCCCGAGTTTACTTCTGGAGCTGGCGGG cttCCTGGTGTTTCTCCGGTACCTGTGTTACTATGAGTACCCGCTGCTCACCTACCTGGAGTACCCCATTCTCATCGCACAAG ACGTCCTCCTTCTGCTCTGTGTCTTCCACTTCAACGGGAACGTGAAAGGGGCAGCGCCCTACCTCGCCCT ATGTGTGGCCTCGTGGTTCGTCCTTTCCCTGCAGAAGTGGATCATAGACCTGGCCATG AATCTGAGTACTTTCATCAGCACGGCCAGCAAGTTCGCTCAGCTCCAGTGCCTGTGGAAGACCCAGGACTCGGGAGCCGTGAGCGCCCTGACCTGGAGCCTCGCGTCGTACACCTGTGCGG CAAGAATAATCACCACCTTAATGACCACCAGTGATCTAACAG TTCTTATGCGATTTGTGATCATGCTTGCTTTGAATCTGTGGGTAACAGCCACGGTACTTCGCTACAGGACGACGGTGGGAAAGGCTGAGTGA
- the SLC66A3 gene encoding solute carrier family 66 member 3 isoform X3, with product MREALLLLCNWSTLGVCAALKLPQISAVLAARSSRGISLPSLLLELAGFLVFLRYLCYYEYPLLTYLEYPILIAQDVLLLLCVFHFNGNVKGAAPYLALCGLVVRPFPAEVDHRPGHESEYFHQHGQQVRSAPVPVEDPGLGSRERPDLEPRVVHLCGKNNHHLNDHQ from the exons ATGCGGGAGGCGCTGCTGCTGCTCTGCAACTGGAGCACGCTGGGCGTGTGCGCCGCGCTCAAGCTGCCGCAGATCTCCGCGGTGCTGGCGGCGCGCAGCTCGCGGGGCATCAGCCTCCCGAGTTTACTTCTGGAGCTGGCGGG cttCCTGGTGTTTCTCCGGTACCTGTGTTACTATGAGTACCCGCTGCTCACCTACCTGGAGTACCCCATTCTCATCGCACAAG ACGTCCTCCTTCTGCTCTGTGTCTTCCACTTCAACGGGAACGTGAAAGGGGCAGCGCCCTACCTCGCCCTGT GTGGCCTCGTGGTTCGTCCTTTCCCTGCAGAAGTGGATCATAGACCTGGCCATG AATCTGAGTACTTTCATCAGCACGGCCAGCAAGTTCGCTCAGCTCCAGTGCCTGTGGAAGACCCAGGACTCGGGAGCCGTGAGCGCCCTGACCTGGAGCCTCGCGTCGTACACCTGTGCGG CAAGAATAATCACCACCTTAATGACCACCAGTGA
- the SLC66A3 gene encoding solute carrier family 66 member 3 isoform X2 yields the protein MREALLLLCNWSTLGVCAALKLPQISAVLAARSSRGISLPSLLLELAGFLVFLRYLCYYEYPLLTYLEYPILIAQDVLLLLCVFHFNGNVKGAAPYLALYMCGLVVRPFPAEVDHRPGHESEYFHQHGQQVRSAPVPVEDPGLGSRERPDLEPRVVHLCGKNNHHLNDHQ from the exons ATGCGGGAGGCGCTGCTGCTGCTCTGCAACTGGAGCACGCTGGGCGTGTGCGCCGCGCTCAAGCTGCCGCAGATCTCCGCGGTGCTGGCGGCGCGCAGCTCGCGGGGCATCAGCCTCCCGAGTTTACTTCTGGAGCTGGCGGG cttCCTGGTGTTTCTCCGGTACCTGTGTTACTATGAGTACCCGCTGCTCACCTACCTGGAGTACCCCATTCTCATCGCACAAG ACGTCCTCCTTCTGCTCTGTGTCTTCCACTTCAACGGGAACGTGAAAGGGGCAGCGCCCTACCTCGCCCTGTAT ATGTGTGGCCTCGTGGTTCGTCCTTTCCCTGCAGAAGTGGATCATAGACCTGGCCATG AATCTGAGTACTTTCATCAGCACGGCCAGCAAGTTCGCTCAGCTCCAGTGCCTGTGGAAGACCCAGGACTCGGGAGCCGTGAGCGCCCTGACCTGGAGCCTCGCGTCGTACACCTGTGCGG CAAGAATAATCACCACCTTAATGACCACCAGTGA
- the SLC66A3 gene encoding solute carrier family 66 member 3 isoform X4 gives MREALLLLCNWSTLGVCAALKLPQISAVLAARSSRGISLPSLLLELAGFLVFLRYLCYYEYPLLTYLEYPILIAQDVLLLLCVFHFNGNVKGAAPYLALYFY, from the exons ATGCGGGAGGCGCTGCTGCTGCTCTGCAACTGGAGCACGCTGGGCGTGTGCGCCGCGCTCAAGCTGCCGCAGATCTCCGCGGTGCTGGCGGCGCGCAGCTCGCGGGGCATCAGCCTCCCGAGTTTACTTCTGGAGCTGGCGGG cttCCTGGTGTTTCTCCGGTACCTGTGTTACTATGAGTACCCGCTGCTCACCTACCTGGAGTACCCCATTCTCATCGCACAAG ACGTCCTCCTTCTGCTCTGTGTCTTCCACTTCAACGGGAACGTGAAAGGGGCAGCGCCCTACCTCGCCCT atatttttattaa
- the CIMIP5 gene encoding ciliary microtubule inner protein 5 isoform X2 gives MGSPPTPGLQKTSSAGYRLPSTRPPAVDSRTARGGPAVGRGRRAPQAPEAERSALGTNGVQRDQLWRELLEAERRGQQRWAQHWSFLKDYDPLGNKKEPVKLPEYVPLFSDTVPNSTNQVVGSRVGTPLGQTLIGMDFFFVDGVRKKKLEAELQPV, from the exons AtggggagcccccccacccctgggctccAGAAAACCTCGTCCGCTGGGTACCGGCTGCCCTCAACCAGGCCGCCAGCCGTAGATTCCCGCACTGCCCGAGGTGGCCCCGCGGTGGGCAGGGGTcgccgagccccccaggccccagaaGCGGAGCGCTCGGCCCTGGGAACGAACGGTGTGCAGCGGGACCAGCTGTGGAGGGAGCTCTTGGAGGCCGAGAGGAGGGGCCAGCAGCGCTG GGCTCAGCACTGGAGTTTCCTGAAAGACTACGATCCCCTG ggcaATAAGAAGGAGCCCGTGAAGCTGCCGGAGTACGTGCCTCTCTTCTCCGACACAGTCCCCAACTCCACGAACCAGGTTGTGGGCAGCAGGGTGGGCACGCCCCTGGGGCAAACCCTCATCGGCATGGACTTTTTCTTTGTGGACGGAGTCCGGAAGAAGAAGCTGGAAGCCGAGCTGCAGCCCGtgtag
- the CIMIP5 gene encoding ciliary microtubule inner protein 5 isoform X1, with translation MGSPPTPGLQKTSSAGYRLPSTRPPAVDSRTARGGPAVGRGRRAPQAPEAERSALGTNGVQRDQLWRELLEAERRGQQRWAQHWSFLKDYDPLVRPVTCLTLMEALLCARSWNVQRPKKKKYTFLSRETQGLGERKCVEHSVFRSVSRVYGDEPTGKDSRLLRKCPVPYEDASRG, from the exons AtggggagcccccccacccctgggctccAGAAAACCTCGTCCGCTGGGTACCGGCTGCCCTCAACCAGGCCGCCAGCCGTAGATTCCCGCACTGCCCGAGGTGGCCCCGCGGTGGGCAGGGGTcgccgagccccccaggccccagaaGCGGAGCGCTCGGCCCTGGGAACGAACGGTGTGCAGCGGGACCAGCTGTGGAGGGAGCTCTTGGAGGCCGAGAGGAGGGGCCAGCAGCGCTG GGCTCAGCACTGGAGTTTCCTGAAAGACTACGATCCCCTGGTAAGGCCAGTGACGTGTCTAACGCTGATGGAGGCCCTACTGTGTGCTAGAAGCTGGAATGTacagaggccaaaaaaaaaaaaatacactttcttGTCTCGAGAAACTCAGGGTCTGGGGGAAAGAAAATGCGTAGAGCATTCAGTTTTCCGCAGCGTTTCTCGGGTTTATGGAGATGAACCGACTGGGAAAGATAGCCGTCTGCTTCGGAAATGTCCTGTCCCGTATGAGGATGCCAGCCGCGGATAG